From Thermodesulfobacteriota bacterium, a single genomic window includes:
- a CDS encoding thioesterase family protein, translating into MKETLKPGITYEHRFVVPASKTVPALYPEAEEFRAMPVVFATGFLVGLFEWACIQAVNPHLDWPAEQTVGTHIDVSHEAATPPGLAVTARVELVEVSGRKLVFHLEAHDGVDRISRGRHERFVIDKAKFDARVRGKAPAS; encoded by the coding sequence ATGAAAGAGACGCTCAAACCAGGCATCACCTACGAGCACCGGTTCGTGGTTCCCGCCTCGAAGACCGTTCCGGCGCTCTACCCGGAGGCAGAAGAGTTTCGGGCGATGCCGGTCGTGTTTGCCACCGGGTTCCTGGTGGGTTTGTTCGAGTGGGCCTGCATCCAGGCGGTCAACCCCCATCTGGATTGGCCCGCCGAACAGACCGTGGGCACCCACATCGACGTGAGCCACGAAGCCGCCACCCCGCCGGGGCTCGCGGTCACGGCCCGGGTCGAGCTCGTGGAGGTGAGCGGCCGAAAACTGGTCTTCCACCTGGAAGCCCACGACGGTGTCGATCGCATCTCCAGGGGCCGCCACGAGCGCTTCGTCATCGACAAGGCCAAGTTCGACGCCCGGGTTCGGGGGAAGGCACCCGCTTCGTGA